The proteins below come from a single Streptomyces sp. MRC013 genomic window:
- a CDS encoding immune inhibitor A domain-containing protein, with protein sequence MTSRRRAFRTSAVFVALAATAATAGTLTTAAHADNRPETGIERHDPAPGAGHGHAHDKAAGVDHDLEGPFTEQQEKQREAALEQVLSGESKVERRGASKVVKLDDKKYVELGREKTDKIFTILVEFGDKVDNETLVDRKDDDTDELKPKFGGAPGPLHNEIAEPDRSKDNSTAWQADYDRDHYQDLYFGTGKDEDGNEKHSLKTYYERTSSGRYSVDGTVSDWVKVEYNEARYGSNYCGQTNCSTVWDAVRDGVTAWTADQKAEGKSDAEIKAMLAEYDRWDRYDFDGDGDFNEADGYIDHFQIVHAGEDESAGGGAEGTDALWAHRWYAYGTDAGRTGPAGNKAGGTQIGDTGIWVGDYTMQPENGGLGVFAHEYGHDLGLPDLYDTSGRAGAENSTGFWSLMSVGSWLGTGKDAIGDLPGDMTAWDKLQLGWLDYEKAKAATESRHKLGVAAYNTKDPQALVVELPKKKVTTPIVKPAQGATQWWSNMGDDLKNTLTRSVDLTGKSKAELSLDGWWDIEAEYDYLYAEVSTDGGARWTALDGTADGTPIAKDAGGATGLTDVSGSFKKLVYPLDAYAGKKIDIRFRYQTDGGVAQKGFAADNIVVTADGAPLFADDAETQAAGWTAKGFSRVGEAITDEYPQYYIAENRQYVSYDKTLKVGPYNFGFAGDRASWVEHYPYQTGLLVWKWDTSQKDNNTAVHPGEGLVLPVDAHPKPLTWADGTLMRNRVQSHDAPFSRFGTDRITLHKADVPQRIGGLPGNPVFDDRKGVYWFESNPRAGVKVSDTNTRIAITEQPRHGRTITVQVGPSTR encoded by the coding sequence GTGACCAGCAGACGACGGGCGTTCCGCACGTCCGCGGTGTTCGTGGCCCTGGCCGCGACCGCCGCCACCGCCGGGACCCTCACCACGGCGGCCCACGCCGACAACCGTCCGGAGACGGGCATCGAGCGCCACGACCCGGCGCCGGGCGCGGGCCACGGCCACGCCCACGACAAGGCCGCGGGCGTCGACCACGACCTCGAGGGCCCGTTCACCGAGCAGCAGGAGAAGCAGCGCGAGGCGGCGCTGGAGCAGGTCCTCTCCGGCGAGTCCAAGGTGGAGCGCCGCGGCGCCTCCAAGGTGGTCAAGCTCGACGACAAGAAGTACGTCGAGCTCGGCCGGGAGAAGACCGACAAGATCTTCACCATCCTCGTCGAGTTCGGCGACAAGGTCGACAACGAGACCCTCGTCGACCGCAAGGACGACGACACCGACGAGCTGAAGCCCAAGTTCGGCGGCGCGCCCGGTCCGCTGCACAACGAGATAGCCGAGCCGGACCGGTCGAAGGACAACTCCACCGCCTGGCAGGCCGACTACGACCGGGACCACTACCAGGACCTGTACTTCGGCACCGGCAAGGACGAGGACGGCAACGAGAAGCACTCGCTGAAGACCTACTACGAGCGCACCTCGTCCGGCCGCTACTCGGTCGACGGCACCGTCTCGGACTGGGTCAAGGTCGAGTACAACGAGGCCCGCTACGGCTCCAACTACTGCGGCCAGACCAACTGCTCCACCGTCTGGGACGCCGTCCGCGACGGCGTGACCGCGTGGACCGCCGACCAGAAGGCGGAGGGCAAGTCCGACGCCGAGATCAAGGCGATGCTGGCCGAGTACGACCGGTGGGACCGCTACGACTTCGACGGCGACGGCGACTTCAACGAGGCCGACGGCTACATCGACCACTTCCAGATCGTCCACGCGGGCGAGGACGAGTCGGCGGGCGGCGGCGCGGAGGGCACCGACGCCCTGTGGGCCCACCGCTGGTACGCGTACGGCACCGACGCCGGCAGGACCGGCCCGGCCGGCAACAAGGCCGGCGGCACGCAGATCGGCGACACCGGCATCTGGGTCGGCGACTACACGATGCAGCCGGAGAACGGCGGCCTCGGCGTCTTCGCCCACGAGTACGGCCACGACCTCGGCCTGCCGGACCTCTACGACACCTCCGGCCGCGCGGGCGCCGAGAACTCCACCGGCTTCTGGTCGCTGATGTCCGTCGGTTCCTGGCTGGGCACCGGCAAGGACGCCATCGGCGACCTGCCGGGCGACATGACCGCCTGGGACAAGCTGCAGCTGGGCTGGCTCGACTACGAGAAGGCCAAGGCCGCCACGGAGTCCAGGCACAAGCTGGGCGTCGCGGCGTACAACACCAAGGACCCGCAGGCGCTCGTCGTCGAGCTGCCGAAGAAGAAGGTCACCACCCCGATCGTCAAGCCGGCCCAGGGCGCCACCCAGTGGTGGAGCAACATGGGTGACGACCTCAAGAACACCCTCACCCGCTCCGTCGACCTGACGGGCAAGTCCAAGGCCGAGCTCTCGCTCGACGGCTGGTGGGACATCGAGGCCGAGTACGACTACCTGTACGCCGAGGTCTCCACGGACGGCGGCGCCCGGTGGACCGCCCTCGACGGCACCGCCGACGGCACCCCGATCGCCAAGGACGCCGGCGGCGCCACCGGCCTGACCGACGTCTCCGGGTCGTTCAAGAAGCTCGTGTACCCGCTCGACGCGTACGCCGGCAAGAAGATCGACATCCGCTTCCGCTACCAGACGGACGGCGGCGTGGCCCAGAAGGGCTTCGCGGCGGACAACATCGTCGTGACGGCCGACGGCGCCCCGCTCTTCGCGGACGACGCCGAGACCCAGGCCGCCGGCTGGACGGCGAAGGGCTTCTCCCGCGTCGGCGAGGCGATCACCGACGAGTACCCGCAGTACTACATCGCGGAGAACCGCCAGTACGTCTCCTACGACAAGACCCTGAAGGTCGGCCCGTACAACTTCGGTTTCGCGGGCGACAGGGCCAGCTGGGTGGAGCACTACCCGTACCAGACCGGCCTGCTGGTCTGGAAATGGGACACCTCCCAGAAGGACAACAACACGGCCGTCCACCCCGGTGAGGGCCTCGTCCTCCCCGTCGACGCCCACCCCAAGCCGCTGACCTGGGCCGACGGCACGCTGATGCGCAACCGCGTCCAGTCCCACGACGCGCCGTTCAGCCGCTTCGGCACCGACCGCATCACGCTGCACAAGGCGGACGTCCCGCAGCGGATCGGCGGCCTGCCGGGCAACCCGGTCTTCGACGACCGCAAGGGCGTGTACTGGTTCGAGAGCAACCCGCGCGCCGGTGTGAAGGTGTCCGACACCAACACCCGGATCGCGATCACCGAGCAGCCGCGCCACGGCCGCACGATCACCGTCCAGGTGGGTCCGTCCACCAGGTGA
- a CDS encoding isochorismatase family protein: protein MHRALIVVDVQNDFCEGGSLAVAGGADVAAAVTDLIGQTAGVGYRHVVATRDHHVDPGDHFSAHPDFVRSWPPHCVAGTEGVGFHPNFAPAVASGAVEAVFDKGAHTAAYSGFEGGDENGVLLADWLRSRDVTEVDVVGIATDHCVRATALDAVAEGFRTRVLLGLTAGVSGESTRRALEELRAAGVELSGEPVV from the coding sequence ATGCACCGCGCATTGATCGTCGTCGACGTTCAGAACGACTTCTGCGAGGGCGGCAGCCTCGCGGTGGCGGGGGGCGCGGACGTCGCCGCCGCCGTCACGGACCTGATCGGCCAGACCGCGGGGGTCGGCTACCGGCACGTCGTCGCGACGCGCGACCACCACGTCGATCCGGGCGACCACTTCTCCGCGCACCCCGACTTCGTCCGTTCCTGGCCGCCGCACTGCGTGGCGGGCACCGAGGGCGTCGGGTTCCACCCGAACTTCGCGCCCGCCGTCGCCTCCGGCGCCGTCGAGGCCGTGTTCGACAAGGGCGCGCACACGGCCGCGTACAGCGGCTTCGAGGGCGGCGACGAGAACGGCGTCCTCCTCGCGGACTGGCTGCGGTCCCGCGACGTGACGGAGGTCGACGTCGTGGGCATCGCGACCGACCACTGCGTGCGGGCCACCGCCCTGGACGCGGTCGCGGAGGGCTTCCGCACGCGCGTGCTGCTCGGCCTCACGGCGGGCGTCTCCGGGGAGAGCACCCGCAGGGCCCTGGAGGAGCTCCGCGCGGCCGGGGTCGAGCTGAGCGGCGAACCGGTCGTCTGA
- a CDS encoding nicotinate phosphoribosyltransferase: MNAADLGLPVAVPSTALFTDQYELTMLRAALRGGTADRRSVFEVFTRRLPEGRRYGVVAGTGRVLDAVENFRFDDAVLAFLRERGVVDEPTLAWLAGYRFGGDIWGYPEGEVYFPGSPILRVEGSFAECVLLETVVLSILNHDSAIAAAASRMSTAAGGRGLIEMGARRTHELAAVAAARAAYVGGFDSTSDLAAGFRYGIPTVGTSAHAFTLLHDTEREAFRVQVDALGRGTTLLVDTYDVGEAVRTAVEVAGPGLGAVRIDSGDLLLVAHRVRQQLDELGARDTRIVVTSDLDEYAIASLASAPVDAYGVGTRLVTGSGHPTGSMVYKMVARADSADPAAPLRPVAKRSVGGKASVGGRKWAARRLDAGGVAEAEVVGTGRVPEELAGRQLQRLLVEGGEVVAREPLEAARERHVAARAGLPLSAVQLSHGEPVLPTEFHEPGPAPGH; the protein is encoded by the coding sequence ATGAACGCTGCGGACCTAGGGCTTCCGGTGGCTGTGCCGTCCACCGCGCTCTTCACCGACCAGTACGAGCTGACCATGCTCCGGGCGGCCCTGCGGGGCGGCACCGCCGACCGGCGCTCGGTCTTCGAGGTCTTCACCCGGCGCCTCCCCGAGGGGCGCCGGTACGGGGTGGTGGCCGGCACCGGCCGCGTCCTGGACGCCGTGGAGAACTTCCGCTTCGACGACGCCGTGCTCGCCTTCCTGAGGGAGCGGGGCGTCGTCGACGAGCCGACCCTCGCCTGGCTGGCGGGGTACCGCTTCGGCGGCGACATCTGGGGCTACCCCGAGGGCGAGGTGTACTTCCCCGGCTCGCCGATCCTCCGCGTCGAGGGCTCCTTCGCCGAGTGCGTGCTGCTGGAGACGGTGGTCCTCTCCATCCTCAACCACGACTCCGCCATCGCCGCCGCCGCCTCCCGGATGTCGACGGCGGCCGGCGGGCGCGGGCTGATCGAGATGGGCGCCCGGCGCACCCACGAGCTGGCCGCCGTCGCCGCGGCGCGCGCCGCGTACGTGGGCGGCTTCGACTCCACCTCCGACCTGGCCGCCGGGTTCCGGTACGGCATCCCGACCGTCGGCACGTCCGCGCACGCCTTCACGCTGCTGCACGACACCGAGCGGGAGGCGTTCCGGGTGCAGGTGGACGCGCTGGGGCGGGGGACGACGCTGCTGGTCGACACGTACGACGTCGGCGAGGCCGTGCGGACCGCCGTGGAGGTGGCCGGGCCCGGGCTCGGCGCCGTGCGCATCGACTCCGGCGACCTGCTGCTGGTGGCGCACCGGGTGCGGCAGCAGCTGGACGAGCTGGGCGCCCGCGACACGCGGATCGTCGTCACGTCGGACCTGGACGAGTACGCCATCGCCTCGCTGGCCTCCGCGCCCGTGGACGCGTACGGCGTCGGCACGCGGCTGGTGACCGGCAGCGGGCACCCGACCGGCTCGATGGTCTACAAGATGGTCGCCCGCGCCGACTCGGCGGACCCGGCCGCCCCGCTGCGGCCCGTCGCCAAGCGGTCCGTGGGCGGCAAGGCGTCGGTGGGCGGCCGCAAGTGGGCGGCCCGGCGGCTGGACGCCGGGGGCGTCGCCGAGGCCGAGGTCGTCGGCACCGGCCGCGTACCCGAGGAACTGGCCGGGCGGCAGTTGCAGCGGCTGCTGGTCGAGGGCGGGGAGGTGGTCGCCCGGGAGCCGCTGGAGGCGGCACGGGAGCGGCACGTCGCCGCCCGCGCGGGACTGCCCCTGTCGGCCGTCCAGCTGTCGCACGGCGAGCCCGTGCTGCCCACCGAGTTCCACGAGCCGGGCCCGGCCCCCGGACACTGA
- a CDS encoding DUF2017 domain-containing protein, with product MSGHFEALPDGGAAVPLDEVEISILRSLAVQMLELIGPGDEPARGEDPLAELFREGPREKPSDPALARLFPDAYGDGDERLREASAEFRRFTENDLRARKREDALAVVRGLDGLVSSGDGSGGGRLELSPEEGRHWLGALNDLRLTIGTRLEVTDEAENDELYRLPDSDPRKPMVMAYLWLGALQETLVEALMP from the coding sequence ATGAGCGGCCACTTCGAGGCGCTGCCCGACGGCGGCGCGGCCGTGCCGCTGGACGAGGTCGAAATCTCCATCCTGCGCTCGCTCGCCGTCCAGATGCTGGAGCTGATAGGTCCCGGCGACGAGCCCGCCCGGGGTGAGGACCCGCTCGCCGAGCTCTTCCGGGAGGGTCCCCGCGAGAAGCCGTCCGACCCGGCCCTGGCCCGCCTCTTCCCCGACGCGTACGGGGACGGCGACGAGCGGCTGCGCGAGGCGTCCGCCGAGTTCCGCCGGTTCACCGAGAACGACCTGCGCGCCCGCAAGCGCGAGGACGCCCTCGCCGTGGTCCGCGGACTCGACGGCCTGGTCTCCTCCGGCGACGGGTCCGGCGGCGGCCGGCTGGAGCTCTCGCCCGAGGAGGGCCGCCACTGGCTCGGCGCGCTCAACGACCTCCGCCTCACCATCGGGACGCGGCTGGAGGTGACCGACGAGGCCGAGAACGACGAGCTGTACCGGCTGCCGGACTCCGACCCGCGCAAGCCGATGGTGATGGCCTACCTGTGGCTGGGGGCCCTCCAGGAGACGCTCGTCGAGGCGCTGATGCCGTAA
- a CDS encoding amino acid permease, whose product MTSTQVGKNTGDTVPGATPEEGYERGLGSRQVQMIAIGGAIGVGLFLGAGANIAKAGPSLILMYALAGVIVFFIMRALGELLLYRPVSGSFAEYAREFLGPFFGFVTGWTYWLMWIVTGMAELTAAAIYVNFWFPAIPQWVSALVFLVALFIANLISVKIFGEIEFWFSMIKVTAIIGMIVIGLGVVTFGFSQAGDTASVTNLWAFDGIFPKGIGSSLMTLQGVMFAYLAVELVGVTAGESENPEKTLPKAINTLPWRIIVFYVGALSVILMVVKWTEFQPGVSPFVAAFAKIGIPAGAAIVNFVVLTAALSSCNSGMYSTGRMLRDLAANSEAPKMLGRLSSTKTPAVGITLSVALMGIGVVLNYVVPEKAFAYVTSVATAAGIWTWLMILVSHIRYRRAVVAGRLPASSFPAPGGTVCSWIAVVFLTMVTVMIAIDPDSRVSLYVGAGWALCLAVGWAVLKSRNPQVAERTVTGEPPLGSAGSPRD is encoded by the coding sequence ATGACCTCTACGCAGGTCGGCAAGAACACCGGCGACACCGTCCCGGGCGCGACGCCCGAGGAGGGCTACGAGCGCGGCCTCGGCAGCCGGCAGGTCCAGATGATCGCCATCGGCGGCGCCATCGGCGTCGGCCTCTTCCTGGGGGCGGGCGCGAACATCGCGAAGGCCGGACCCAGCCTCATCCTGATGTACGCCCTCGCCGGCGTGATCGTCTTCTTCATCATGCGGGCGCTCGGCGAGCTGCTCCTGTACCGCCCGGTGTCGGGCTCCTTCGCGGAGTACGCCCGTGAGTTCCTCGGCCCGTTCTTCGGGTTCGTGACCGGGTGGACCTACTGGCTCATGTGGATCGTCACCGGCATGGCGGAGCTGACCGCGGCGGCCATCTACGTGAACTTCTGGTTCCCGGCGATCCCGCAGTGGGTGAGCGCGCTGGTCTTCCTGGTGGCGCTGTTCATCGCCAACCTGATCTCGGTGAAGATCTTCGGTGAGATCGAGTTCTGGTTCTCGATGATCAAGGTCACCGCGATCATCGGCATGATCGTGATCGGCCTCGGCGTCGTCACGTTCGGCTTCAGCCAGGCCGGCGACACCGCGTCCGTCACCAACCTGTGGGCCTTCGACGGCATCTTCCCCAAGGGCATCGGCTCCAGCCTCATGACCCTGCAGGGCGTCATGTTCGCCTACCTCGCCGTCGAGCTCGTCGGCGTCACCGCGGGCGAGTCCGAGAACCCGGAGAAGACCCTCCCCAAGGCCATCAACACCCTGCCCTGGCGGATCATCGTCTTCTACGTCGGCGCCCTCAGCGTCATCCTGATGGTCGTCAAGTGGACCGAGTTCCAGCCCGGCGTGAGCCCCTTCGTGGCCGCCTTCGCCAAGATAGGCATCCCCGCGGGCGCCGCGATCGTCAACTTCGTGGTCCTCACCGCCGCCCTGTCGTCCTGCAACTCCGGCATGTACTCCACCGGCCGCATGCTGCGCGACCTGGCCGCCAACTCCGAGGCGCCGAAGATGCTGGGCCGGCTCAGCTCCACCAAGACGCCGGCCGTCGGCATCACCCTCTCCGTCGCCCTCATGGGCATCGGCGTGGTCCTCAACTACGTCGTCCCGGAGAAGGCGTTCGCCTACGTCACCTCCGTGGCCACCGCGGCCGGCATCTGGACCTGGCTCATGATCCTCGTCAGCCACATCCGCTACCGCCGCGCCGTCGTGGCCGGCCGGCTGCCCGCCTCGTCCTTCCCGGCGCCCGGCGGCACGGTCTGCAGCTGGATCGCCGTCGTCTTCCTGACCATGGTCACCGTCATGATCGCGATCGACCCGGACAGCCGGGTCTCGCTGTACGTCGGCGCCGGCTGGGCCCTCTGCCTGGCCGTCGGCTGGGCTGTGCTGAAGTCCCGCAACCCGCAGGTAGCGGAGCGCACCGTGACCGGCGAGCCGCCGCTGGGGTCGGCCGGCTCCCCGCGCGACTGA
- a CDS encoding M67 family metallopeptidase translates to MLTITRALYDQIVAHARADHPDEACGVVAGPAGSGRPERFVPMLNAARSPTFYEFDSGDLLKLYREMDDRDEEPVVIYHSHTATEAYPSRTDVSYANEPQAHYVLVSTADADGAGPFQFRSFRIVDGRITEEEVRVVEAY, encoded by the coding sequence ATGCTGACCATCACACGGGCCCTGTACGACCAGATCGTCGCGCACGCCCGCGCCGACCACCCGGACGAGGCCTGCGGCGTGGTCGCGGGACCGGCCGGCTCCGGGCGCCCCGAGCGCTTCGTCCCGATGCTCAACGCCGCCCGCTCGCCCACGTTCTACGAGTTCGACTCGGGCGACCTGCTGAAGCTGTACCGCGAGATGGACGACCGCGACGAGGAGCCGGTGGTCATCTACCACTCGCACACGGCCACCGAGGCGTACCCGTCCCGCACCGACGTCTCGTACGCCAACGAGCCGCAGGCGCACTACGTCCTGGTCTCCACGGCCGACGCCGACGGCGCCGGACCCTTCCAGTTCCGCTCCTTCCGCATCGTGGACGGCCGGATCACCGAAGAGGAGGTCCGGGTCGTCGAGGCCTACTGA
- a CDS encoding putative leader peptide, with translation MVPLDVSEQTPGTLLLVARLHVDLCRLASAMCPGGAAA, from the coding sequence ATGGTTCCCCTCGACGTGAGCGAACAGACGCCGGGCACCCTCCTGCTCGTCGCGCGGCTGCACGTCGACCTGTGCCGTCTCGCCAGCGCCATGTGTCCCGGCGGCGCGGCCGCCTGA
- a CDS encoding MoaD/ThiS family protein, whose amino-acid sequence MAIEVRIPTILRTYTDGAKTVEGDGETLAELFADLDTRHTGIRNRIVDGEELRRFVNVYLNDEDVRFLDGISTKLSDGDSVTILPAVAGGMR is encoded by the coding sequence ATGGCCATCGAGGTCCGCATCCCGACCATCCTCCGCACCTACACCGACGGAGCCAAGACCGTCGAGGGCGACGGGGAGACCCTCGCCGAGCTGTTCGCCGACCTCGACACCCGTCACACGGGCATCCGGAACCGCATCGTGGACGGCGAGGAGCTCCGGCGCTTCGTCAACGTCTACCTGAACGACGAGGACGTGCGCTTCCTCGACGGCATCTCCACCAAGCTGTCGGACGGCGACAGCGTCACGATCCTCCCGGCGGTCGCCGGCGGAATGCGCTGA
- a CDS encoding cysteine synthase, translating into MRYDSPLAAVGNTPLVRLPRLSPSQEVRIWAKLEDRNPTGSVKDRPALHMIERAEKDGRLAPGRTILEPTSGNTGISLAMAARLKGYRIVCVMPENTSRERRDLLAMWGAEIVSSPAAGGSNTAVRVARELSAQHPDWVMLYQYGNPDNAAAHYGTTGPEILADLPSVTHFVAGLGTTGTLMGVGRYLREHRPGVRIVAAEPRYDDLVYGLRNLDEGFVPELYDSSVLTTRFSVGSADAVARTRELLQQEGIFAGVSTGAALHAAIGVGRKAVKAGESADIVFIVADGGWKYLSTGIYTAPTTEAAVEALQGQLWA; encoded by the coding sequence ATGCGCTACGACAGCCCCCTGGCTGCGGTCGGGAACACCCCGCTCGTCCGGCTGCCGCGCCTGTCCCCCTCGCAGGAGGTGCGCATCTGGGCGAAGCTGGAGGACCGCAACCCGACCGGCTCCGTCAAGGACCGCCCCGCCCTGCACATGATCGAGCGGGCGGAGAAGGACGGCCGCCTCGCACCGGGCCGCACCATCCTGGAACCCACCAGCGGCAACACGGGCATCTCGCTCGCGATGGCGGCCCGGCTCAAGGGCTACCGCATCGTCTGCGTGATGCCCGAGAACACCTCCCGGGAGCGGCGCGACCTGCTCGCCATGTGGGGCGCCGAGATCGTCTCCTCGCCCGCGGCGGGCGGCTCCAACACCGCCGTCCGCGTCGCCAGGGAGCTGTCCGCACAGCACCCCGACTGGGTGATGCTCTACCAGTACGGCAACCCGGACAACGCCGCCGCGCACTACGGGACGACCGGCCCGGAGATCCTCGCCGACCTCCCGTCGGTCACCCACTTCGTCGCCGGGCTCGGCACCACCGGAACCCTCATGGGCGTCGGCCGCTACCTGCGCGAGCACCGGCCCGGCGTGAGGATCGTCGCCGCGGAGCCGCGCTACGACGACCTGGTCTACGGGCTGCGCAACCTCGACGAGGGCTTCGTCCCCGAGTTGTACGACTCCTCCGTCCTCACCACCCGCTTCTCGGTCGGTTCGGCCGACGCGGTGGCCCGCACGCGTGAACTCCTGCAGCAGGAGGGCATCTTCGCGGGCGTGTCGACGGGAGCGGCCCTGCACGCCGCGATCGGCGTCGGCAGGAAGGCGGTGAAGGCGGGCGAGTCCGCGGACATCGTCTTCATCGTCGCCGACGGCGGCTGGAAGTACCTCTCCACGGGCATCTACACGGCGCCCACCACGGAAGCGGCGGTCGAGGCCCTCCAGGGCCAGCTCTGGGCCTGA
- a CDS encoding MBL fold metallo-hydrolase translates to MKLTVVGCSGSFPSADSACSSYLVEADGFRLLLDMGNGALGELQRHCGLYDLDAVFLSHLHADHCIDMCAYFVARFYRHDGRCGALPVYAPDGAEQRLTTAYADVPSATAMSEVFDFRTLRPGSFDLGPFRIRTDRVCHPVEAFGIRIEHGGRSLAYSGDTGVCDALDELAADTDLFLCEASFTHGKEDVPDLHLNGREAGVHAARARARRLVLTHIPPWTDGERNLADACEVYDGPAELARPGAVYEL, encoded by the coding sequence ATGAAGCTCACCGTCGTCGGCTGCTCCGGGTCGTTCCCGTCCGCGGACTCGGCCTGCTCGAGCTACCTCGTAGAGGCCGACGGCTTCCGGCTGCTCCTCGACATGGGCAACGGCGCGCTCGGCGAGCTGCAGCGCCACTGCGGTCTCTACGACCTCGACGCCGTCTTCCTGTCCCACCTCCACGCCGACCACTGCATCGACATGTGCGCCTACTTCGTGGCGCGGTTCTACCGCCACGACGGCAGGTGCGGCGCCCTCCCGGTGTACGCGCCCGACGGCGCCGAGCAGCGGCTGACCACGGCGTACGCGGACGTGCCGTCCGCCACGGCGATGAGCGAGGTGTTCGACTTCCGCACGCTCAGGCCCGGTTCCTTCGACCTCGGCCCGTTCCGGATCCGGACGGACCGGGTGTGCCACCCGGTGGAGGCGTTCGGCATCCGGATCGAACACGGCGGCAGGTCCCTCGCCTACTCCGGTGACACGGGCGTGTGCGACGCACTCGACGAGCTGGCGGCCGACACGGACCTGTTCCTGTGCGAGGCGTCCTTCACCCACGGCAAGGAGGACGTCCCCGACCTGCACCTGAACGGCCGCGAGGCGGGCGTCCACGCGGCCAGGGCCCGCGCGAGGCGGCTCGTCCTGACGCACATCCCGCCGTGGACGGACGGCGAGCGCAACCTGGCCGACGCGTGCGAGGTCTACGACGGCCCGGCGGAGCTGGCCCGGCCGGGGGCGGTGTACGAGCTGTAG
- a CDS encoding PTS transporter subunit EIIC — translation MSTATAPATPAKKRGAGLFQGLQKVGRSLQLPIAVLPAAGILLRLGQDDVFGGEGLGWGTVAKVCATAGDAVFANLPLLFCVGIAIGFAKKADGSTALAALVGFLVYQNVLTAFPLTEAKVQDGADVAATYNDPKVLGGIVMGLVAAVTWQRFHRTKLPDWLGFFNGRRLVPILMAFIGTVAGVFFGLVWEPVGAVVTAFGEWMTGLGALGAGFFGAINRALLPVGMHQFVNTVAWQEIGSFTDPAGTVWHGDLPRFFHGDPTAGQFMTGFFPIMMFALPAAALAITHCARPERRKVVGGMMVSLALTSFVTGITEPIEFAFMFIAPVLYAIHAVLTAVSMALTWALGVHHGFTFSAGAIDYFLNWGLATRPWLIIPVGLVFAVVYYVVFRFAIVRFDLPTPGREPEEEVEDTTKA, via the coding sequence ATGAGTACGGCCACCGCTCCGGCGACGCCCGCGAAGAAGCGGGGCGCCGGCCTGTTCCAGGGCCTGCAGAAGGTCGGCCGCAGCCTGCAGCTGCCGATCGCCGTCCTGCCCGCGGCGGGCATCCTGCTGCGTCTGGGCCAGGACGACGTCTTCGGCGGGGAGGGCCTGGGCTGGGGCACGGTGGCGAAGGTGTGCGCCACCGCGGGCGACGCCGTCTTCGCCAACCTGCCGCTGCTGTTCTGCGTCGGCATCGCCATCGGCTTCGCCAAGAAGGCCGACGGCTCGACCGCGCTCGCCGCGCTCGTCGGCTTCCTCGTCTACCAGAACGTCCTGACCGCCTTCCCCCTCACCGAGGCGAAGGTCCAGGACGGCGCCGACGTCGCCGCCACGTACAACGACCCCAAGGTCCTCGGCGGCATCGTCATGGGCCTGGTGGCCGCCGTCACCTGGCAGCGCTTCCACCGCACGAAGCTGCCGGACTGGCTGGGCTTCTTCAACGGCCGCCGCCTCGTACCGATCCTGATGGCCTTCATCGGCACCGTCGCCGGCGTCTTCTTCGGCCTGGTGTGGGAGCCCGTCGGCGCGGTCGTCACCGCCTTCGGCGAGTGGATGACCGGCCTGGGCGCCCTCGGCGCCGGCTTCTTCGGGGCGATCAACCGCGCCCTGCTGCCGGTCGGCATGCACCAGTTCGTCAACACGGTGGCCTGGCAGGAGATCGGCTCCTTCACCGACCCCGCCGGTACCGTCTGGCACGGTGACCTGCCGCGCTTCTTCCACGGCGACCCCACCGCCGGCCAGTTCATGACGGGCTTCTTCCCGATCATGATGTTCGCCCTCCCGGCCGCCGCCCTGGCGATCACCCACTGCGCCCGCCCCGAGCGCCGCAAGGTCGTCGGCGGCATGATGGTGTCGCTCGCGCTGACCTCGTTCGTCACCGGCATCACCGAGCCGATCGAGTTCGCGTTCATGTTCATCGCCCCGGTGCTGTACGCGATCCACGCGGTGCTGACCGCCGTCTCGATGGCGCTGACCTGGGCGCTGGGCGTGCACCACGGCTTCACCTTCTCCGCGGGCGCCATCGACTACTTCCTGAACTGGGGACTCGCCACCAGGCCGTGGCTGATCATCCCGGTCGGCCTGGTCTTCGCCGTCGTGTACTACGTGGTGTTCCGCTTCGCGATCGTCAGGTTCGACCTGCCGACCCCGGGCCGCGAGCCCGAGGAGGAGGTCGAGGACACCACCAAGGCGTGA